A genome region from Arachis duranensis cultivar V14167 chromosome 6, aradu.V14167.gnm2.J7QH, whole genome shotgun sequence includes the following:
- the LOC107494254 gene encoding vacuolar protein sorting-associated protein 53 A-like gives MQANIRNGRSTVLNIFYSEYRIHKGDLKLICFHVEHLKPYDNELTSDTFAYATGYTSLFLSLHLLIVYSLQQTSGVVGYSKFVSREMSKAEVIRSPVDSVADTYRALLTEGTPMEFQRILDLKGLKKVDQQSILDDFNKHGPGIKQTQITPTVVPASPMAPVVPNPSAAGLMASREDVLTRAAALGRGAATTGFKRFLALIEAAKHRKDGPFQKLFNP, from the exons ATGCAAGCAAATATCAGAAACGGGCGCTCAACAG TTTTGAACATTTTTTATTCGGAGTACAggatacataaaggagatttgAAACTTATTTGTTTTCATGTGGAACACTTGAAACCTTATGACAACGAGCTGACAAGCGATACTTTTGCATATGCTACTGGATACACAAGCT TGTTTCTCTCATTACACTTGTTGATTGTTTATTCTCTGCAACAGACTTCAGGTGTTGTTGGCTATTCCAAGTTTGTAAGCCGTGAGATGAGCAAAGCTGAG GTTATACGGTCTCCGGTTGATTCTGTGGCAGATACATACCGAGCATTACTAACTGAGGGTACACCAATGGAATTTCAGAGAATACTGGACCTTAAG GGTCTTAAAAAAGTGGATCAACAAAGCATTCTTGATGACTTTAATAAACATGGCCCTGGAATTAAGCAAACACAGATTACACCTACAGTTGTCCCAGCTTCCCCCATGGCTCCGGTGGTGCCTAATCCCTCTGCCGCTGGACTCATGGCATCTCGGGAGGATGTACTAACTAGGGCCGCCGCACTTGGACGAGGAGCTGCCACCACAGGGTTCAAACGATTCTTGGCTCTAATTGAAGCTGCCAAACACAGGAAGGATGGGCCTTTCCAGAAGCTTTTTAATCCATAA